The Humulus lupulus chromosome 3, drHumLupu1.1, whole genome shotgun sequence genome window below encodes:
- the LOC133825248 gene encoding uncharacterized protein LOC133825248, producing MPNYVKFLKDILTNKRSLGEFEMVALNEGCSAIWKNKIPPKLKDPGSFTIPCSIGGRDVGRAHCDLVASINLMPMSVLKKLGIGEAKPTTVTLQLADHSMAHSEGKIEDVIVQVDKFIFPADFIILDYEADRDVPIILGRPF from the coding sequence atgcccaactatgtgaagttcTTGAAGGATATTTTAACTAACAAGAGGAGTCTTGGAGAATTTGAAATGGTGGCTTTGAATGAAGGTTGTAGTGCTATATGGAAGAAtaaaattcctcctaaattgaAAGATCCGGGCAGCTTCACAATTCCTTGTTCTATTGGTGGTAGAGACGTTGGTAGAGCACATTGTGACTTGGTGGCtagtatcaatttgatgcccatgtcaGTTTTAAAGAAGTTGGGGATTGGAGAAGCAAAACCAACCACAGTCACTTTGCAATTAGCAGATCATTCTATGGCACACTCggaaggaaaaattgaagatgtTATAGTGCAAGTTGATAAATTCATTTTTCCGGCTGATTTCATCATTCTTGATTATGAAGCGGATAGAGATGTTCCTATTATCTTGGGTAGGCCATTTTAG
- the LOC133823314 gene encoding long chain acyl-CoA synthetase 8-like, translating into MFEQSRKKNSHNQFFGTRKLIDKDIVTASDGRKFEKLHFREYEWQTYGEAFDRACNFASGLIKLGHNVDTRAALFSETRADWLITFQGCFRQNITVVTIYATLGEEALIHALNETSTSTLICDSKQLKKLAAISTSLKTIQNVIYFEEDGTSKETGYSESMSGWTVVSFSEVERLGKACPVPPSLPSKNEVDVVMYTSGSTGLPKGVMITHGNIVATAAAVITVIPELNRKDVYLAYLPLAHVFELAAESVMVATECRIAYGSPLNLTDISNKIMKGTKGDASELKPTLMAAVPAILDCVRDGVLKKVEDTGGLAKTLFTFSYTHRLAAVEGSWFGAWGLEKMLWDLIIFKKIRSVLGGDIRFMLCGGAPLSADSQRIINICMGAPIGQGYGLTETFAGVAFSEADDTAVGRVGPPLPCCYIKVY; encoded by the exons ATGTTTGAGCAATCTCGTAAAAAGAATTCACACAATCAATTTTTTGGAACAAGGAAGCTTATCGACAAGGACATTGTTACGGCTAGTGATGGTAGGAAGTTTGAGAAGCTTCACTTCAGAGAATATGAATGGCAAACTTATGGTGAAGCATTTGATCGTGCTTGCAACTTTGCATCGGGTCTCATTAAATTAGGCCACAACGTGGATACTCGTGCTGCATTATTTTCTGAAACCAGGGCAGATTGGTTAATAACATTCCAG GGATGCTTCCGACAGAATATTACTGTTGTTACTATTTATGCAACTCTAGGGGAGGAGGCGTTAATCCATGCACTTAATGAG ACTTCAACTTCGACCTTGATATGCGATTCAAAGCAGCTGAAGAAGCTGGCTGCTATAAGCACAAGCCTCAAAACGATTCAGAATGTTATTTATTTTGAAGAAGATGGAACTTCAAAAGAAACTGGATATTCTGAAAGCATGAGCGGCTGGACAGTTGTGTCCTTTTCTGAAGTTGAGAGACTTGGTAAAGCATGTCCCGTTCCACCAAGCCTACCCTCTAAGAATGAAGTTGATGTTGTTATGTACACAAGTGGCAGTACAGGTCTGCCAAAG GGTGTTATGATAACACATGGAAACATTGTAGCCACTGCTGCAGCAGTTATAACAGTCATTCCAGAACTAAATAGAAAAGATGTCTACTTGGCGTACTTGCCCCTGGCTCACGTTTTTGAATTGGCAGCTGAG TCTGTCATGGTGGCTACGGAATGTAGAATTGCTTATGGTTCCCCATTGAATTTAACAGACATATCAAACAAAATTATGAAGGGAACCAAGGGAGATGCTTCTGAATTAAAGCCAACTCTCATGGCAGCAGTTCCTGCTATACTGGATTGTGTTCGAGATGGAGTACTGAAAAAG GTTGAGGATACTGGGGGTCTAGCGAAGACTCTTTTTACATTTTCATATACACATCGATTGGCAGCTGTAGAAGGAAGCTGGTTTGGGGCTTGGGGACTGGAAAAAATGCTGTGGGATTTAATCATCTTTAAGAAAATACGCTCTGTACTTGGAGGAGATATTAGATTTATGCTCTGTGGTGGAGCTCCTTTATCTGCGGATTCACAACGCATCATCAATATCTGCATGGG GGCTCCTATTGGCCAAGGATATGGCTTGACAGAAACTTTTGCTGGAGTTGCTTTTTCTGAGGCAGATGACACAGCAGTGGGCCGTGTAGGGCCACCCCTTCCTTGTTGCTACATTAAGGTATATTAA